In the Gracilimonas sp. genome, CCATCTCATGACATGGATATCTATGTATACCATCAGGGAACCGTTTTAAGAACCATTCGTTTAACAACTAACCCCGAATTGGACAGTTTAGTCACCCCGGAAAATTAATATGCCAGACCGATCTACCATACTAAAGAGATTTGAACTAAAGGAATTTCCTCAGCCTGATTTGGTACAACTTAAGTATCCAATATTTATGTGTCACGGTTATGGGGCTATTGGCTCTGTGATAAAATCGGGACCGATGCACGACCCCTGCATGGAAATCAGGGCACATGGTGTTCCTGCAATTGCTCCAAACATAGTACCCTACGCCCGGATAGAAACCCGGGCTGAAAACTGGGTACTTCTCATTAAAAAATTCTGCGAAGAATACGGTTGTGAAAAAGTGAATGTTGTCTCACACAGCATGGGGGGGCTGGATATGCGTTGTGCATTATCCAAGATGGATATAGCTAATTATGTTGAAAGCCTGACAACCATTGCTACTCCCCATCATGGTTCCAGCCTGGCGGACTTGGTTCTGAAAGCGCCGGAACTGGTTACTGAAAAGCTTAGCGAAATGTTCGATTGGTTTGGAGATAACATGTATCCAAAAACGAAAAGTGACGCGCTTGGTTCACTGGAACAACTTACCTGCGGTTATGTGACCGATGTTTTCAATCCGGATCATCCCGATGCTGATAATGTAGCCTATTATTCGTATTCGGCTGCCGTGGGTAAAGGAACCAAATTCTCAATCAACCCAATGCTGAAGTTCCAGAATATTCAGATTTTTGAGAAGGAAGGCGAAAACGATGCTTTTGTTTCTGTTGAAAGCGCTAAATGGGGAAATCATCTTGAAACCGTTCCTCTATCGCATTTGGCTCAAATGCACCTTCAAATGAATAAGGATACCCAAAAGATCTACGACAAATTTTGGCTTAATCTTTTAAAAAGATTAGCTAAAAGTGGGCATTAATTTTTGACCTCTTCTGTCTTCTCCTTATCAAGGAGAAGAACGCTTTTAAAGATCCTTTCTTAAAATAATTATGAGGCTGTTTAGCAAACCAGAAGTCTCTCTCCTTGTGAAGGAGAGATTAAGAGAGGTCGGATGTATGATACAGAATTACGCCTATGTCTAATCCTCATTCAAATCTTCATCGCTGGTCTCATCCAGCAAATCATAAGCAGTGAGATCATATTGAATAGGTGTTACGGAAGCCAAACCTTCATTCAGTACATGAATGTCAGAGTCTTTACCCTCATCCAATAACTCGAACTTACCGGTAAGCCAGTAATAAGCACGGTTAAAAGGGTCTTTTCGACTCTCGTACTCTTCAACATACCGGCTATCGGCCTGCCGGGTCCATTTGATGCCGGTAAATTCTCCGGCTGGGGCGTTTACATTCAGGGTTACACCTCTTGGCAAGCCATTCTTCAATACATGCTTTATAACACGACGTGCTGCTTCCTGACATCCCCTGAGATTGGCATCCTCATTGAAATCTGTACAACTAACTGCAATAGATGGGTAACCCAGAATGGTTCCTTCGGTTGCGGCACTCACGGTTCCGGAATACATGATATTAATTCCGGCATTACTCCCATGATTAATCCCGCTAACCACTAAATCTGGTTTTCGGTCCAAAAGCTGACCATGAGCTAATTTTACACAATCAGCCGGAGTTCCGTTAACCGCTTCTCCTTCATACTTATCCGCAACGGTGAATTTACTGGAACGCAGCGGAACCTGGATGGTAATGGAGTGACCAACCGCGCTTTGTTCTTTATCGGGAGCAACGATATACACATCCCCAAACTCGGCAGCTACCTCTGCGAGTGCTTTTATACCGGGTGAGAAAATTCCGTCGTCATTACTTACTAATATAAAAGGTCGCTCTTTTGAATCGCTCATCCGCCGTATTGTTCTTCTTCGTTTGGAAAATCTTTGCTTTTAACGTCTTTGATATAGTTCTGAACTGCATCCGTCATAACAGAATACAAATCTGCATAACGGCGAAGAAAACGAGGATTGAATTCTTTATTGAGTCCCAGCATATCATGGATTACGAGAACCTGACCGTCACAGCCGGCTCCTGCTCCAATTCCAATGGTTGGAATGGAAAGTTCTTCTGTTACTTTTGCTGCCAGATTAGCGGGTATTTTTTCCAGCACGATAGAAAAACAACCGGCTTCTTCAAGCAGCTTGGCATCACGAATCAATTCCTCGGCTTCTTGTTCTTCAGTGGCCCGAACCTTGTAGGTTCCGAATTTATAAATACTTTGCGGGGTAAGGCCAAGATGCCCCATTACAGGAATTCCGGCCTCTACAATTTTCTTAACTGAATTAATGATCGGCTTACCGCCTTCCATCTTAATGGCATGAGCTCCGGCTTCTTTCATCATGCG is a window encoding:
- the surE gene encoding 5'/3'-nucleotidase SurE; this encodes MSDSKERPFILVSNDDGIFSPGIKALAEVAAEFGDVYIVAPDKEQSAVGHSITIQVPLRSSKFTVADKYEGEAVNGTPADCVKLAHGQLLDRKPDLVVSGINHGSNAGINIMYSGTVSAATEGTILGYPSIAVSCTDFNEDANLRGCQEAARRVIKHVLKNGLPRGVTLNVNAPAGEFTGIKWTRQADSRYVEEYESRKDPFNRAYYWLTGKFELLDEGKDSDIHVLNEGLASVTPIQYDLTAYDLLDETSDEDLNED
- the panB gene encoding 3-methyl-2-oxobutanoate hydroxymethyltransferase; amino-acid sequence: MSTQKKSDRPVKITTQTVVDMKGKGEKISMLTAYDFTMAQIIDQAGIEIILVGDSASNVMAGHETTVPMTLDHMIYHTSCVVRGVDRALVIADLPFMSYQVTTKEALISAGRMMKEAGAHAIKMEGGKPIINSVKKIVEAGIPVMGHLGLTPQSIYKFGTYKVRATEEQEAEELIRDAKLLEEAGCFSIVLEKIPANLAAKVTEELSIPTIGIGAGAGCDGQVLVIHDMLGLNKEFNPRFLRRYADLYSVMTDAVQNYIKDVKSKDFPNEEEQYGG